A single Streptomyces sp. 2114.4 DNA region contains:
- a CDS encoding WhiB family transcriptional regulator: protein MTELFQELLVEEADEELGWQERALCAQTDPESFFPEKGGSTREAKKVCLACEVRSECLEYALANDERFGIWGGLSERERRRLKKAAV, encoded by the coding sequence ATGACCGAGCTGTTCCAGGAATTGCTGGTCGAGGAGGCGGATGAGGAGCTCGGCTGGCAGGAGCGCGCACTGTGCGCCCAGACCGACCCCGAGTCCTTCTTCCCGGAGAAGGGTGGCTCCACCCGCGAGGCCAAGAAGGTCTGTCTCGCCTGCGAAGTCCGGTCCGAATGCCTGGAGTACGCGCTCGCCAATGACGAGCGCTTCGGCATTTGGGGCGGCCTGTCCGAGCGCGAGCGGCGCCGGCTGAAGAAGGCCGCCGTCTGA
- a CDS encoding glycosyltransferase family 2 protein, producing the protein MSVHSQPAAQAASYAAATPEFPRHVVTAVIVSHDGARWLPDALTGLLGQERPVQNVIGADTGSADRSAQLLAEAIGDQRVLHLARRSGFGTAVDEAVRTAPELTPDDLPYLRRPSGWDPVSRTWRDEAYDMPELPHGEPVQWLWLLHDDCAPEPDALAELLRVADASPSTVIVGPKLRSWYDRRQLLEAGVSIARSGRRWTGLDRREQDQGQHDQVRPVLSVSTAGMLIRRDVYEELGGFDRRLPLMRDDVDLCWRAQAAGHQVLVAPDAILRHAEAAARERRPIDCVGRSVANPHRVDKAGAVYTLLTNTRGAILPYVLLRLLIGTFLRVIAYLVGKVPGQALDELAGLFGTLLRPGKILAARKKRGRPAVDTGELRPLFPPPGATVRATVEQVAGNLAGRAAPDVASAGRHGAVESGPGGDDADFLEVEQFARLKRIARKPAPVLFLVLLLVSLVACRGLLGSGALTGGAMLPAPGSVFDLWSAYLDSWHAVGVGGSASAPPYLAVVALLSSIFLGSTGFTVTLMLVCCVPLAGLTAYFASRPLVASRLLRAWASIAYAFLPAAAGALAGGRLGTAVLAVLLPLMARAAVAASGLRLPAGSRPSWRATWAYALLITFTMAFTPVVWPIAVLLGTGLLVLRFAGGHRDQLGAHGLRFLVVLLAPLVVLAPWSLSLLTQPSRFFQEAGLGYGAGSASVLDLIGLSPGGPKAVGGVLLFGIVAAALAATLRDERQRAIRIAWAVALAGLLFAALGNGSGWTGPAMLVYGLALLCAAAIGAEGIRTRMASLGFGWKQPVAVLIALASVLAPLYAAVSWMITGAAGPLERRNPEQVPAFVAEEAGTSDRARTLVLDGTPGHVDYSLVRGSGAELGDADLAAAAGEDKRLGGIVAHLVAGSGADQTNQLGGYAVRYVLVRGGAPREMGRVLDSTPGLTRLSQDDGSALWRVDRRVSRLSIVAGEAKDGTSAGEAAAPVPVPSGPVEAHTKVPAGADGRVLRLADAADEGWQATLNGTPLKPRTVDGWAQGFTLPAGGGTLDLTHENPLGHTLWLWAQGLLAVVLVVLALPGRRREIDDDLPEDTAAAQAAAATGDGRRARRLRAQAEAAGAPEGAGPGIPAARTGEQPQGPAADPTAPVDPMAPAGPMAAVVPAQDADGMPAGPMGDADPYGAVPQQQEYDAWQAARQGEPGVPGHPGEQQPYAPGGPYQAGPYGPPPYPPGDPYQAAGPYAADPYQAGAYDPYGYGQQQYGDGGPQHQQPYDDGTEYPGYSGSYPEPRRDGSDQQ; encoded by the coding sequence ATGTCCGTGCACAGCCAGCCGGCGGCCCAGGCCGCCTCATACGCAGCCGCCACCCCAGAGTTCCCGAGGCACGTCGTCACCGCCGTGATCGTCTCCCATGACGGTGCCCGCTGGCTGCCCGACGCGCTCACCGGTCTGCTCGGCCAGGAGCGCCCGGTGCAGAACGTCATCGGCGCCGACACCGGCAGCGCGGACCGCTCCGCCCAGCTGCTCGCCGAGGCCATCGGGGACCAGCGGGTGCTGCACCTCGCCCGCCGCTCCGGATTCGGCACCGCCGTCGACGAAGCCGTCCGCACGGCCCCCGAACTCACCCCCGACGACCTGCCGTACCTGCGCCGCCCCAGCGGCTGGGACCCGGTCAGCCGCACCTGGCGCGACGAGGCCTACGACATGCCGGAGCTGCCGCACGGCGAACCGGTCCAGTGGCTGTGGCTGCTGCACGACGACTGCGCGCCCGAGCCGGACGCGCTCGCCGAGCTGCTGCGGGTCGCCGACGCCAGCCCCTCCACCGTGATCGTCGGCCCCAAGCTGCGCAGCTGGTACGACCGCCGGCAGCTGCTCGAAGCCGGCGTCAGCATCGCCCGCAGCGGTCGCCGTTGGACCGGCCTGGACCGCCGCGAACAGGACCAGGGCCAGCACGACCAGGTGCGCCCCGTGCTGTCCGTCTCCACCGCCGGCATGCTCATCCGCCGTGACGTCTACGAGGAGTTGGGCGGCTTCGACCGCCGGCTGCCGCTGATGCGCGACGACGTCGACCTGTGCTGGCGCGCCCAGGCCGCGGGACACCAGGTCCTGGTCGCACCGGACGCGATCCTGCGGCACGCCGAGGCCGCCGCCCGCGAGCGCCGCCCCATCGACTGCGTCGGCCGGAGCGTGGCCAACCCGCACCGCGTCGACAAGGCCGGCGCCGTCTACACCCTGCTCACCAACACCCGCGGCGCGATCCTCCCGTACGTCCTGCTGCGGCTGCTGATCGGCACCTTCCTGCGGGTCATCGCCTACCTCGTCGGCAAGGTCCCGGGCCAGGCGCTCGACGAACTCGCCGGACTCTTCGGCACTCTGCTGCGACCCGGCAAGATCCTCGCCGCACGGAAGAAGAGAGGCCGCCCCGCGGTCGACACCGGCGAACTGCGGCCGCTCTTCCCGCCCCCCGGCGCGACCGTGCGGGCCACCGTCGAACAGGTCGCCGGCAACCTCGCCGGGCGGGCCGCACCGGATGTGGCCTCGGCCGGCCGGCACGGCGCGGTCGAGTCCGGGCCCGGCGGCGACGACGCCGACTTCCTGGAGGTCGAGCAGTTCGCCCGGCTCAAGCGGATCGCCCGCAAGCCCGCACCGGTGCTCTTCCTCGTCCTGCTGCTGGTCTCGCTGGTCGCCTGCCGCGGCCTGCTCGGCTCCGGCGCGCTGACCGGCGGGGCGATGCTGCCCGCGCCCGGCAGCGTCTTTGATCTCTGGTCGGCCTACCTCGACAGCTGGCACGCCGTCGGGGTCGGCGGCAGCGCCTCCGCGCCGCCCTACCTGGCCGTCGTCGCCCTGCTGTCGAGCATCTTCCTCGGCAGCACCGGCTTCACCGTCACCCTGATGCTGGTCTGTTGCGTCCCGCTGGCCGGCCTCACCGCCTACTTCGCCTCCCGCCCGCTGGTCGCCTCCCGACTGCTGCGGGCCTGGGCGAGCATCGCGTACGCCTTCCTGCCCGCGGCCGCCGGCGCGCTGGCCGGCGGCCGGCTGGGCACCGCGGTGCTCGCCGTCCTGCTGCCGCTGATGGCGCGCGCCGCCGTCGCGGCGAGCGGACTGCGGCTGCCCGCGGGCAGCCGGCCCAGCTGGCGCGCCACCTGGGCATATGCGCTGCTGATCACCTTCACCATGGCCTTCACCCCGGTCGTCTGGCCGATCGCGGTGCTGCTCGGCACCGGCCTGCTGGTGCTGCGCTTCGCCGGTGGCCACCGCGACCAGCTGGGCGCCCACGGGCTGCGGTTCCTGGTCGTGCTCCTCGCGCCGCTCGTCGTGCTCGCCCCCTGGTCCCTGTCGCTGCTGACCCAGCCGTCCCGCTTCTTCCAGGAGGCCGGGCTCGGCTACGGCGCAGGCTCCGCCTCCGTGCTCGACCTCATCGGGCTCAGCCCCGGCGGCCCCAAGGCCGTCGGCGGGGTGCTGCTCTTCGGCATCGTGGCGGCCGCGCTCGCCGCGACCCTGCGCGACGAGCGGCAGCGCGCGATCCGCATCGCCTGGGCGGTGGCCCTGGCCGGCCTGCTGTTCGCGGCGCTGGGCAACGGCTCCGGCTGGACCGGGCCCGCGATGCTCGTCTATGGGCTGGCGCTGCTGTGCGCCGCCGCGATCGGCGCCGAGGGCATCCGCACCCGGATGGCCAGCCTCGGCTTCGGCTGGAAGCAGCCGGTCGCGGTGCTGATCGCGCTGGCGTCGGTGCTCGCCCCGCTCTACGCCGCGGTCAGCTGGATGATCACCGGTGCCGCCGGTCCGCTGGAGCGGCGCAACCCGGAGCAGGTCCCGGCCTTCGTCGCCGAGGAGGCCGGCACCTCCGACCGGGCCCGCACCCTGGTCCTCGACGGCACGCCGGGCCATGTCGACTACTCCCTCGTCCGCGGCTCCGGAGCCGAGCTCGGTGACGCCGACCTGGCCGCAGCGGCGGGCGAGGACAAGCGGCTCGGCGGCATCGTCGCCCACCTGGTGGCCGGCTCCGGCGCCGACCAGACCAACCAGCTCGGCGGCTACGCGGTCCGCTACGTCCTGGTCAGGGGCGGGGCACCGCGCGAGATGGGCCGGGTGCTGGACTCCACCCCGGGGCTGACCCGGCTCAGCCAGGACGACGGCAGCGCCCTGTGGCGCGTCGACCGCCGGGTCTCGCGGCTCTCGATCGTCGCGGGCGAGGCCAAGGACGGCACCAGCGCCGGCGAGGCCGCCGCGCCCGTCCCCGTACCGTCCGGACCCGTCGAGGCGCACACCAAGGTGCCCGCCGGTGCCGACGGCCGGGTGCTGCGCCTCGCGGACGCCGCCGACGAGGGCTGGCAGGCCACGCTCAACGGCACCCCGCTCAAGCCGCGGACCGTCGACGGCTGGGCCCAGGGCTTCACGCTCCCCGCGGGCGGCGGCACCCTCGACCTCACCCACGAGAACCCGCTCGGCCACACCCTCTGGCTGTGGGCGCAGGGCCTGCTCGCCGTCGTCCTGGTGGTCCTGGCGCTGCCGGGCCGCCGCCGGGAGATCGACGACGACCTGCCCGAGGACACGGCCGCCGCCCAGGCCGCCGCGGCGACCGGCGACGGCCGCCGGGCCCGGCGCCTGCGGGCCCAGGCCGAGGCCGCGGGCGCCCCCGAGGGGGCCGGTCCCGGCATCCCCGCGGCCCGGACGGGGGAGCAGCCGCAGGGCCCGGCCGCCGACCCGACGGCCCCTGTTGACCCGATGGCCCCTGCCGGCCCGATGGCCGCGGTGGTCCCCGCCCAGGACGCGGACGGCATGCCCGCCGGCCCCATGGGGGACGCCGACCCGTACGGCGCCGTGCCGCAGCAGCAGGAGTACGACGCCTGGCAGGCGGCCCGGCAGGGCGAGCCCGGTGTGCCGGGCCACCCCGGCGAACAGCAGCCCTACGCCCCCGGCGGCCCCTACCAGGCCGGGCCGTACGGCCCGCCGCCCTATCCGCCGGGCGACCCCTACCAGGCGGCGGGCCCGTACGCCGCGGACCCCTACCAGGCGGGCGCCTACGACCCGTACGGGTACGGGCAGCAGCAGTACGGCGACGGCGGGCCGCAGCACCAGCAGCCCTACGACGACGGCACCGAGTACCCGGGGTACTCCGGCTCCTACCCGGAGCCGCGCCGTGACGGGAGCGACCAGCAGTGA